The Maridesulfovibrio salexigens DSM 2638 region CTACCCATACAACCATGCACCAACGGGAAGCTTCACTGATATAAGCCGGGGATCCGGGGATAAGCAGCAAAACGATGCAGAGTACGGAAGCAAGGGTTCCCATGCCGCAGCAGAACAGCTTCAAAGAACGCTGGTCAACACCGGTAGAACCGAGGATTACGCGGCGTGCAGCAAGGCAGGAGAACAGGTAACCGATACCGGTACCAACGGAACTCATATCAACAATCCAGACAATAACGGAACGTCCGGCAAAAGGAGTGAGCAGTACGATGGCGATGGTGAACAGGATTGCTTTGTAGGGTGTGCGGTACTTGGGATGGATATCGCCAAACCAGGAAGGCATGATGCCTGCGCGAGACATACTCAGCAACAGACGGGAGGTAGCGATGTAGAAACCGTTAATCCCGGTACAAACCGCGCCCATAACCGCACAGGCCAGAACTACAGCACCAAGCTTACCGAAAGCCATAGCCGCAACTTCACCTGTGGCCCATGCAGTACCTCCGGCAGCGCGCATGGCATCCATCTTAGCCAGCATTTCAGGAACAGGAATGGCAACACCTACAGCAAGGGTAACCAGAGCATAAAGAACGAAACCGCACAGAATCGCAATGATCATGATATTACGTGCGTAGGAAGGCTCGAAGGTGAATTCTTCAGCAGCCTGCGGAACAGTATCAAATCCAGCAAAAAGAAAGGGGGAAATTGCAAAAATGATCAGCACACATGAAATCATGGAACGGTGCTCGGCAAAAAGCGGGAGCAGGTTGCCGACTTCTGCAGTTTCAAGGGAAGCGGAACCTGTGAAAAGGGAAACAATACCGAGAGTAAGCAGGAAAGTCAGCATAACCTGAAACTTACCCGCAAAGCTGTTACCACGGTAGTTCATCCAACCGAAAAGTAAAGTTGCGAAAGTCATAAGAATTACTTCGCCTGTGTATACCTGCCACCCGGCGATGGAATACAAGGCCCCAAACTCAAAGACCCCTGGAAAAAGGAAACGGAAAATTAGAGCAAGCGCGGCAACGTCAATGCCGATGATGGCTATATACCCGAGCACAAGTGCCCACCCGCAGACAAAAGCCGCAGACGGTCCAAAGCCGACATAAGCATATGCAAAAGCACCGCCGGCAACAGGGGCATACTTAATCATATAGCTATAGCTGATTGCTACGAAACAAATAAGGAATGCGCCGACACCAAAGCCGATCAGGGTACCCAGAATACCGGCCTGCGGAAGGAACATATCACCGGGGAGAACAAAACACCCCCAACCTACGATTGACCCCAGTGCCAGTGCCCATACCTGAGCGGGCGACATTGATTTTTCTAATTCCAGTTTTTCTTGTGACATCAGATTATCTCTTTGTTTTATGAGTTCACGGCAGACTTCCCCTGAAATTCAAGGTGTCCAACCCCGGCAGTTGTTCCTCCTCGAACATTGTCCGGCAACTGCCTGCTGCCGCGTTCCGGTCTGCGAATGATGGTTGCTCCATCAGCCCATAAACCGGACACATTCCGCCATGATTCTGCTAAAGCAGCATGGCCCTCCTCTCCTTTGCAAAGAGCGAACGATATCTGTACACTTTCAATCAACCTGATTCAGCAGCCCTACCAAAAGCCGCTTCACCATTTTAGCAAACAGGGTGCCAATTCGTGAAATTCTTCACCATCGATTTAATATTCAGAAATAACTGGTTATTTTTTTAGAATCATCATTATTACCAATAGCACCGATTTAATATTTTTTTATTTTTCGAAAGTTTTTTTTCCTTTCTTATAAATTTCTTTAATTCTCCTAATCCACTTTCAAAAGCAGCCGATTACTCACCCGCGCAGAGGGAATCATTGACTTAATCAATCAAATCAGGACGATACCCGAAAACATCCAATTTCATCATCCAAAATGGCTGAAAAGGCACTCCCTTTGCAGTCCAAAAGATCGTTATTTTTTTCATTAAGGAGTCCCCCATGGCCAAAGATAAACGTACCCAACTCATCGAACAGATTATTAAGCTGGAACTGGATATGTTCCTTGCCGTTAACAACCGTGGCGGCACCTCACTTTGTCAGGAACGTCCGGAATCATTTCGCATAATGCGCAATATGACCCACTCGGTCCTCCCGTATGAGTACCTTGAATCCTATCTTGCGGACCTTGAGCAAGCCGTAATCGACAAACGCAATCTCATGACCGAGAAATATGCGCTCATGGAAGGTCTCATCCCGAAACAGAACAACTCCCCGGCAATTACCGAAATCGTATCTATGGAAAGTGAGTGGCGCAAAGAAGTTGCCGCCCAGTTCCCTCGTTCAGTGCATCCTGACGGTCACCAGTCATTCTGCCTATATCTCGGCAGCGAACTGCAGACCTATTCCCCCAAAACCTTGGATATATATCTTGCCTACGCCCAGTCCGTGCAGGAAAAACACGGTAACCTCGTGCGCGAAAGATACGAAATACTTATGAGAATGCTGGGTTACGAATCCCTGACCCATTGTGAAGAATCCATAGCCAAGCCCGTAAAGTAAATTTTCATGTTTGATTCACCCCACACCCTTGTATTCCTGCTCTGGCTGATCGGCGGATTTGTATCCGGGGTCAGCGGTATCGGCGGGGCCATGGTCGCTGTTCCGGCAGCGGCCATGTTCATTCCCATGCAGGAGCTGGTGCCTCTTGCCTGCCTGCTGAACGTAATCATGGACGGATCCATCGCTGCCATGCATTTCCGTCATTGCCGTTGGCCTGCACTCAAACCGCTTTTGGTCGGGTCCGTTCCCGGAGCCTTTGCCGGACTGTATATCCTGACCTTCGTTTCCAGCTCCATCCTGCAAGGAGCCGTTGGTGCGCTGCTCATCTACTATGTGTACTGGCAGCTGACCTTCAAGGTCGAGAAAACTCACCCGGAATCATGGTCGCGAGGCAGTGCCGCCGGATTCGGGGCCAGTCTGCTCGGCACCGCCATATCCTTTGACGGGCCGCCCATCGGAGCCTACGGACTCTACGTTGGCTGGCAGCCGCGCGTTTTCCTCGGCACCCTCGGCGTATTCTTCGTAATCAGGGCCACCTTTACCTGCGTACTCCAAGCCGGGGCCGGACTGATCACACCCACGGTAATCGATTACGCCATCTACGGAGCACCGGCTACGCTCATCGGAACCATGCTGTCCTTTCCGGTAATCAAGCACATCAATCAGGACCTGTTCCGCAAAGTGCTCATGACCGTAATCGCTTTAGCGGGTGTAGTTTGTTTAATCAGATCCTTTCTGTAAATTACCCCGGCGAAGCCCTAATAAAATTTTTAGGAGAGTCCAGAGAACCCTTTTCCAAAAGGGTTCTTTGGTCCCCGAAGGGCCGCCGGAGGCATCCTAATAATCGTCCTCGATTCCAAGCTGCTGAATCTTGTAGCGCAAACCGGCTCCGGTTATCTGCATAATCCGGGCGGCCTTGGCAACATTACCGCCCGTTACTTTAAGCACATTCCTGATGCACTCGGTCTCATACTGCTGCACACAGCTTTTGAGCGGCACCACGCTGTTGCGCTTGATCATATTGTAATCAAAAAAATTCTTTCCAAGCATAGAATCATTAACCTGCTGCGGAGCCGCCACTTCAGAATGCGGAGCAGTTGGCATGAATGATTTCGCGCAAGCTTCACGAAAATGACGGGGCAGATTATCCACGCCAATGGAAGTGCGACTGCCCAGCAAAGCCAGACTACCCTCAATAACATGCAATAATTCACGCACGTTACCGGGCCAATCATAATCAAGAAACATCTGCACCACGTCCGGCTCTACCCCGATCAAACCGGGGGAAATTGTCTGCTCCGAACGGGCAATGAAAGAGCGGATAAGCACAGCCAGATCTTCCTTGCGCTCCCGCAATGGAGGAATAGCAAGACCAACCACAGCCAGACGATAAAAAAGGTCACTGCGCAGAATGCCTTCACTTACAGCATTGAGAGGTGCTTCGTTAAGAATGCTGATTACCCGCACATCCACGGGGATTTCCTTTTGCGAACCGAGCCTGCGCACACGCTTTTCCTGCAAGACACGCAAAAGCTTGGCCTGTAAGCCCAGAGGCATGGAATTAAGCTCATCAAGCAGCAAAGTCCCGCCGTTGGCTTCCTCAAACAGACCGGGTTTGTCAGGGGCATCGGTGTAAGCACCTTTTGAGGTACCGAAAAGGATTGCTTCGAGCAGGTTTTCAGGGATGGCTGCGCAGTTCTCGGCAATGAAAGGCTTCTCGCGGCGATCACTCTCCATGTGGATGGCCTGTGCAAAAACTTCCTTACCGGTGCCGCTCTCACCCCAGATCATGACATGAGAAGAAGACTTGGCAGCAGTGCGGGCCTCGGCCAGTACTTCACGCAGGGAATCATCCTCACCGACAAGGGAGTCAAAGGTATAATAGGTGTAATCTTTATCGCGGGATGCAGCCTTGCGAGATCTTTTATTGCTACCGCCCAAAGGTACGGAACCGGTCCAAAGAGTAAAGGTAATAACCCCGTCCTTGCGCCCCTGATCATAGAGAGGAAAGAAATCGGAAACAGTACCGGCAAGGTAATTATTGGTGGTCTTGTAGAGATAGCTTTTGCGCAGGATGGGTTCACTCTTGCGCAGACATTCCACAGTTGGAATGCAATCCAATTCATGGGGCACGTAAAGCTTGGTAATATGCTGCCCTTCCACATGGATTCGATTAAATCCGTCCGCCCTGCGCTGGATGGGATTCATATACTCGCAGTAACCTTCTGCATTCACAACCGCCACGCCAAGCCCCAGATCATCCCAGATGGCCGTCATCTCAGGAGTGAGCATACTCCGGCGGCTGACATTAAAAAACTTGTCCTTGCTAAAATACATTTTTCACAACCTCTCTCTTTACCCGGTAAAGCCGGACTTTGCTTGAATCTCCGGCTGCTGATTGGGTCGATAAATAAAAAAATATTTTTTAGCAAACCAAAATTTCTTTTAAAAAAGAAAAATTTCTTTCTTTTCGTGTTTTCTGACACTCCATATTTACTTTCTTGATTGTGAGCAATTAAACACTATAATTGCAGTGTGTTGTATACATTTTTCATCTCAAAAAACATCTCTGGCACAGCCCGTGCTAGTGACGAAATTAACAAGCGAGCGAATCGCACTTTCAATCTACCTAAAAGACCAAAAACAATAGCACAATCACAGGAGATGGAAATGAATACTACTCTGTCTGCAAAAGAAGAACCCCAGACTGCCGCAGGTTACGGCATCAATTGGGATACAGCTGAAGACCGCGTCAAAGAACTTAAAGATTTTCTCATGAACGCTCCCCAGATCATGGATCCCGAGCGTCTCAAGTTCCTGAACGAAGTATATGAAAAACATCAGGGTGAACCTGTAGTATATATCCGCGCCAAAGTTTTCGAACGCGTACTGACCCACAAAAAAATATTTCTCGACGGCAACCCCATCGTAGGTACCCTTACAGGTGTCCGCGCAGGTGTATACGCATACCCTGAATGGAACGTCTCCTGGATCAAAGAAGAAATGCAGATGGCCAAAATGGCCTCTCTCGGCGAAATGAAAATTCCCGCAGAGACTCAGGAA contains the following coding sequences:
- a CDS encoding APC family permease, which gives rise to MSQEKLELEKSMSPAQVWALALGSIVGWGCFVLPGDMFLPQAGILGTLIGFGVGAFLICFVAISYSYMIKYAPVAGGAFAYAYVGFGPSAAFVCGWALVLGYIAIIGIDVAALALIFRFLFPGVFEFGALYSIAGWQVYTGEVILMTFATLLFGWMNYRGNSFAGKFQVMLTFLLTLGIVSLFTGSASLETAEVGNLLPLFAEHRSMISCVLIIFAISPFLFAGFDTVPQAAEEFTFEPSYARNIMIIAILCGFVLYALVTLAVGVAIPVPEMLAKMDAMRAAGGTAWATGEVAAMAFGKLGAVVLACAVMGAVCTGINGFYIATSRLLLSMSRAGIMPSWFGDIHPKYRTPYKAILFTIAIVLLTPFAGRSVIVWIVDMSSVGTGIGYLFSCLAARRVILGSTGVDQRSLKLFCCGMGTLASVLCIVLLLIPGSPAYISEASRWCMVVWVAMGVFFYFSNRSAWAELPEVQMRRNVLGSDDIPVFYKGAAQGQPQTVSE
- a CDS encoding DUF4125 family protein, yielding MAKDKRTQLIEQIIKLELDMFLAVNNRGGTSLCQERPESFRIMRNMTHSVLPYEYLESYLADLEQAVIDKRNLMTEKYALMEGLIPKQNNSPAITEIVSMESEWRKEVAAQFPRSVHPDGHQSFCLYLGSELQTYSPKTLDIYLAYAQSVQEKHGNLVRERYEILMRMLGYESLTHCEESIAKPVK
- a CDS encoding sulfite exporter TauE/SafE family protein, coding for MFDSPHTLVFLLWLIGGFVSGVSGIGGAMVAVPAAAMFIPMQELVPLACLLNVIMDGSIAAMHFRHCRWPALKPLLVGSVPGAFAGLYILTFVSSSILQGAVGALLIYYVYWQLTFKVEKTHPESWSRGSAAGFGASLLGTAISFDGPPIGAYGLYVGWQPRVFLGTLGVFFVIRATFTCVLQAGAGLITPTVIDYAIYGAPATLIGTMLSFPVIKHINQDLFRKVLMTVIALAGVVCLIRSFL
- a CDS encoding sigma-54 interaction domain-containing protein codes for the protein MYFSKDKFFNVSRRSMLTPEMTAIWDDLGLGVAVVNAEGYCEYMNPIQRRADGFNRIHVEGQHITKLYVPHELDCIPTVECLRKSEPILRKSYLYKTTNNYLAGTVSDFFPLYDQGRKDGVITFTLWTGSVPLGGSNKRSRKAASRDKDYTYYTFDSLVGEDDSLREVLAEARTAAKSSSHVMIWGESGTGKEVFAQAIHMESDRREKPFIAENCAAIPENLLEAILFGTSKGAYTDAPDKPGLFEEANGGTLLLDELNSMPLGLQAKLLRVLQEKRVRRLGSQKEIPVDVRVISILNEAPLNAVSEGILRSDLFYRLAVVGLAIPPLRERKEDLAVLIRSFIARSEQTISPGLIGVEPDVVQMFLDYDWPGNVRELLHVIEGSLALLGSRTSIGVDNLPRHFREACAKSFMPTAPHSEVAAPQQVNDSMLGKNFFDYNMIKRNSVVPLKSCVQQYETECIRNVLKVTGGNVAKAARIMQITGAGLRYKIQQLGIEDDY